ATCGTGACCGCGTATCGTCATTGTAGAAAACCACCATATGTAGAAACCACCATATCGAGGGGGATGATGAATGCGCGTCCAGATTCAGAAGTGGGGGAATAGCCTGGCGCTTCGCATTCCGAAGCCCTTCGCCGAGGAGGCGGCGGTGCGCGAGGGTACGGTCGTCGACCTGTCCCTGACCGAGGGGAAGCTCATCGCCGTACCTGCCGCGAAAGGCCGAGTCACGCTCAGGCGACTCCTCAGGAAAGTCACCAAGGACAACCTCCACAAGGAGGTTGATTTCGGGAGCGCGGCGGGGCGTGAGGCCTGGTAGCAGTGCCGGGACGCCGCAGTCCCGACCGTGGAGATGTCGTCTGGATAACGCTCAATCCGCAAGCTGGTCACGAGCAGCGGGGAGACGCCCGGCTCTGGTCGTCTCCCCGCTGAGCTATAACGGCAAGGTCGGCCTCGCTGTGCTCTGCCCCATCACCACCCAGGTCAAGGGTTACCCCTTCGAGGTGCTGATCCCGCCCGGCCTCAAGGTTTCGGGCGCGGTGCTGGCGGATCAAGTGAAGAATCTCGACTGGCGGGCTCGAAGGGCGGAGTTCCTCTGCCGGTTGCCGCGACGCACGATGGTCGAAGTTCTTGAGAAGCTCGGCACCCTGATCTTTCCGGCGGACGCCTGACCCATCCGTTTCAAGGGCAAAACACGATCCCTAACAAGGAGGATAGATATGACCAGCAGCAGGCGTGAGTTCCTCAAGGGCGCGACCGTGACGGCGGCCGTAGGCGCGGTCGGCTTCCCTGCTCTGGCGCGGGCGCAGGCGCGGCCGGGCGTGCCCTCTGATCCGGTCAAGATCGGCATCATCGCCATCCGCGCGGGCATCGCGGCGCCCGTCGGCACGGCCGGGCTTCGCGGCACCGAGTGGTGGACCGAGCGGGTCAACAAGTCGGGCGGCATCCTGGGGCGCCAGGTCCAGCTCATCGTGGAGGAAGAGTCCACCCCGAAGGACACGGTGGAGCGCTACCGCAAGCTGATCCTGCAGGACAAGGTCGAGGTCGTCATCGGCGGCATCTCCACGGGCGTGACGCTGGCCCTCGGCCCCGTCGCAGAGGAGATGGAAGTGCCGTGGCTCTCCTGGGACGGCACGACCCAGAAGGGCGTGGAAGAAACGATGCCCAATCCCAAGTGGGCCTTCAAGAGCGTGGACAACGAGGTCGAGGCCATCGTGGCCGGCACCCTCACGCCAAAGTACTTCAAGGGTGTGCAGACCATCGCCGGCATCAACAACGACTACTCCTACGGCCACGACTGCTGGGAGACCTACCAGGCCGTGCTCAAGAAGCTCGGCATGAACGTCAAGCCGGTGCTGGAGCTCTTCCCCAAGCTCGGCGTGACCGACTTCACCTCGCACATCGCGGCCATCCAGCAGGCCAAGCCCGATCTGCTCATGACCTCGTTCTGGTCTGGCGACGCCACCATTCTCATGAAGCAGGCGGCGGCCGTCGGGCTCTTCAAGACCATGAAGGGCGTCTTCACCACGGCCGGGGGCGTCCACGACTCGCTCAAGAAGGAGTTCACGCCCGAAGGGCTCCTGCTGGGCTACAACACCATGTATTTCGATGACCCCAAGGGCAGCGCGCTCCTGAAGCAGTTCGTACGCGAGTACAAGGCCAAGTACAACGAGTACCCGCCCTACGAATGCGATCACGCCTACTTCAACATCGAATCCTACAAGGTCGCCGTCGAGAAGGCCTACGCGGCCACGAAGAAATGGCCGACCAAAGCGGAGGTGGTCAAGGCGCTCGAGGGCATCGAGGCGCAGTCGCTCTCGGGCACGCGCTCGTGGCGGCCGGACCACGTCCAGATGTGCAACTTCTACCAGGGCATCACCACCCACAAGAACAGCTACGACTTCGTCACCATCAATCCCATCGAGGTCGTCTCCACCAAGACCGCCATGAAGCCCCCGGGCTCCAAGCTCCTCGAGTGGATCAGCGGCTGGAAGGTCTGAAACCAGGGGCGAGGGTATGAGGCAGGTCTCAAGCCCCGATTCGGGCGCCCGCACACCGTCCCGGCCCTCGCCCCCGCAGCCCAGGCCAGTCAGGTGATCCGGTAGTGGATCGGCGAACCTTCGTCAGCGCTATCAGCATGGGCCTCCTCGCCGCGCCGCTCGCCGCCCGGGCGCAGAAGGCACCCACGGCCAGGGTCGGCTGGCTGGCCCCCGAGTTCAAATCGTTCGCCCTCGACCCTTTCAGGCAGGCGCTGAAGGAGCTGGGGTGGGTCGAGGGCGGCAGTCTCGCGATCGAGCAGCGGTACGCGCGGGGCAGTGCCGAGCGGTACCCCGAGCTCGCCGCTGATCTCGTCCGGCTCAAGCCGGACGTCCTGGTAACGGATGGGAGTCCCGCCACGAGAGCGGCCCAGCAAGCGACGGCCACGATCCCGATCGTGTTTGTCGTCGGTGATCCCGTGGCACAGGGATTTGTGGCGAGTCTCTCGCGACCAGGGCGTAACCTCACCGGCATGTCGATCATCACCGGCGATCTCAATCCAAAGCGCATCCAGTTGCTCAGGGAGGCAGTTCCGGTCATGGCCCGGCTCGCCGTCCTTCAGGACCAATCAGCCATAGGTCCCGCGGTGGGCGCGAGCTGGCAGGCCATCGAGGCAGCGTCCCAACAGTTGGGCATCCAGCTGACGGCCGCATCTTCGGCGCGCAGGGCGGACGAGTTGGACGGCGCGTTCGCTCTGGCCGTCAAGGAGCGGGCAGGCGGCGTCCTGGTCCTGCCGTCTGCCCTCTTTTCCTCCCAGACCCGGCGCATCGTGAGCCTGGCAGCAAAGACTCGGCTCCCGGCCATCTACGAGCACCGGGACTTTGTCGAGGCGGGTGGGCTCATGTCCTATGGGCCCAGCCACCGCGACGTGTTCCGCGGCATCGCCGTGTACGTTGACAAGATCCTGAAGGGCGCGAAGGCGGCGGACCTTCCCGTGGAGCAGCCCACAAAGCTCGAGCTGGCGATTAACCTCAAGACGGCCAAGACCCTCGGGCTCACGATCCCGCAGTCGCTTGCCGGCCGCGCCGACCACGTCATCGAGTAGACTCCCCTGCTGTGACGGCGAACCTCGTCAATGTGCTGATGGGCGGTGTGTTCCATGCCGCCATCCTCTTCCTGGTCGCGGCAGGATTGCAGGTGGTGTTCGGGGTCCAGAAGATCTTCAATCTGGCCTGCGGCTCTTTCTATGCGCTGGGCGCGTACACGGGCGTGTCGGCCGTCGCCTACTTCACGGGGCATGGAGGGCCGCCGGCGCTCTTCATCGTGCCGCTCGCGCTGGGGGGGCTCGCGGTCGGCCTGGTCGGCATCGTGGTCGAGCGCGGCCTCCTCCGCTTCGTGTACGACCGCGACGAGACCTTTCAGCTCCTGCTCACCTTCGCGCTGGTCCTCATGCTCGAAGACCTGATCCGCATGACGTGGGGCACCGCGCCAGTCTCCACTGGCGGGCTTTATCTCAGCTATGGCCAGGCCCGCGTGCTGGGCGCCACCGTGCCCGTGTACAACCTGATCGTGATCACGGCCAGCCTCGCCATCGCCGTCGGCATTGGCTGGCTCCTGACGCGCACGGTCTTCGGCCGCATCATCCGCGCCTCGGCCGACAACCGCGAGATGGCCGAAGCCCTCGGCGTGGACATGCGGTGGGTCTACATGCGCGTCTTCACGCTCGGGACCATGCTGGGCACGCTGGGGGGCGCCCTTGTCATCCCGGCCACGGCCGCCATGAGCGAAATGGGCATCGAGCTGATCGTGGAGGCTTTCGCGGTCGTGGTCATCGGAGGTCTCGGCAGCATGCGCGGGGCCTTCCTGGGCGCGCTCGTCGTGGGAGTCCTCCGATCGGTCGCCATCTCCGTCTATCCCGAGCTCGAGATGCTGCTGATCTACCTGATCGTGATCGCCGTCCTCCTCTGGCGTCCACGCGGCCTCTTCGGAGCCGTGGCCGCGTGAGGACGGCCATCGTCCTGAGCCTGGTGGGCCTGGCCATGCTGGGTTTGCCGGTCGTCGCGCCCGCCTACTACGTCACGCTGATGCTACCCTTCATGGCCTATGGCGTGGTCCTGCTCGGACTGAACCTGCTCTTCGGCTACACGGGGCTGGTCTCGTTCGGGCACGCGCTCTTCATCGGCGTGGGCGCCTATACGGGCGCCGTGCTGACCACACATCTTCACGTGCGGCACATGGAGCTGATCCTGCCCGCGGCCGCGCTGGCCGCCGCGGTGGTGGCGGCGCCCGTGGGCGCCCTCTGCGTGCGCTACGTCAAGATCTACTTCGGCATGCTGACGCTGGCCTTCGGCATGGTCTTCTACACCTTCCTGCTCAAGTTCTACCGGCTGACCGGCGGCGACGAGGGCATGCGCATGCTCCGCCCCTATCTCCTCGGCAGCGGCTGGGAGGGCTTCTCCAAGACGGCTTACCTCATCGGGCCCTACTACTACTTTTCGCTGGCCGTGCTGGTGCTGGCCACGCTGCTCATGTGGCGCATCGTCCGCTCGCCCTTCGGACTCTGCCTCAAGACCATCCGCGACAACCCCCTCAAGGCCGAGAGCCTCGGCGTCAGCGTGCCGCGCTATCGCTGGTACGCCTTCATGATCTCCGCGGTCTACGCGGCGGTAGGGGGCGCGCTCCTGGCCACGCCGACGGGCAATGTCGATCCGACGCTCGCCTACTGGACGCATTCGGGCAATGTCGTCTTCATGGTGCTGCTGGGCGGCTTCTCGTCCTTCTTCGGCCCGCTCCTGGGCGCTTTCGTCTTCATCTTCCTCCAGGACACGGTCATGTCGGCCTTCCCGTACTGGCGGCTGGTCTTCGGGGCCCTGCTGGCCTTCATCGTGATCTTCGCGCCCACGGGTCTCATGGGGCTCTTCGCCCGTCGCCGGTCGATCGAGGCCTCACGCGCGTGATCCTCGAGGCACACGACATCCGCAAGCTCTACGGCGCCTACGTGGCCCTCGACGGCGTGAGCCTGTCCATCCGCGAGGGCGAGTTCGTGTCGATCATCGGGCCCAACGGGGCGGGCAAGTCCACGCTGATCAACGTGCTGACGGGCGTGCTGGCGCCGAGCGGCGGCACCGTGCGCTTCAAGGGCAAGGACATCGGCGGGATCGGCACCGTCGCTCTCACGCGCCTCGGCATGGCGCGAAGCTTCCAGCTCGTGCAGATCTTCCCGGAGCTCAGCGTGCTCGAGACGCTCCAGGCCGCCGTCATCTCGCGGCTGGGCCGTGGCGCGCGGCTCCTCGCCTCGCTGGGGAGCGACCGGCAGGTGCAGGCCGACGCGCTCGAGGTCGCCGCGCTCTTCGGTCTCGGCGACAAGGCCCATGCGCTCGCCCGCGAGCTGCCTCAGGGAGACAAGAAGCTCCTCGACGTGGCCTCGGCCTTCGCTCTGCGCCCCGAGATCATCCTGCTCGACGAGCCGACGAGCGGCGTCAGCACGGCCGACAAGCACGCCGTCATGGAGATCCTGGTGGGCGCGGCCAAGCGGATCGGGCTTCGCGCCATCATCCAGGTCGAGCACGACATGGACATCGTGTTCGGCTACTCGGACAGGATCATCGCGCTTCACCAAGGCAAGGTGCTGGCGGATGCCACGCCGGCCACCATTCAGGCCGACCAGCGCGTGGTGGACATGGTGGTGGGCCGCCGCCGCGCCCCTCACCCTGACCCTCTCCCCAGAGGGGAGAGGGAACCAGATAGGAATCCCTCTCCTCCACGAGGGGAGGGAGAACCTGGACCCGATCCCTTCCCCCCACGAGGAGAGGGAGAACCTGGAACCGATCCCTCTCCCCCATCGGGGGAGAGGGCAGGGTGAGGGGGCAAGTCCATATGCTCGCGGTCCAGGAGATCGACGTCTTCATCCAGACGAGCCATATCCTGAGGCGCGTCTCGCTCGAGGTGCGCGCGCGCGAGGTGGTCTGCCTCGTGGGGCGCAATGGCGCGGGGAAGACGACGACACTCCGAACCATCATGGGCTACCATCGCCCCCGGGGCGGCGGCGTGCGCTTCAACGACGTGCCGATCCACGAGCGGCGCACCCACGAGATCGCGCGGCTGGGGCTGGGATTCGCCCCCGAGGAGAGCGGCATCTTTCCCGACCTGACGGTGGCGGAGAACATCGAGATCTCGACGTGGACGCGCCCCACCGGGCGCCCGGCGGTCGAGCGGCTGGCCGCGGTCTACGAGATCTTCCCCGCCCTGCGCAAGTACATGGCGCGCAAGGGGCCGGAGATCTCGGGAGGCGAGCGGAAGATGCTGTCGATCGCGCGGGCTCTGGCCCTCGATCCCGACATGCTGCTCCTCGACGAGCCCTTCGAGGGACTGTCGCCCGCCATCATCCCCACCGTGGCCACCGGCATCGCCGAGATCACCCAGCGCGGCCACGCCATCCTCATCGCCGAGTCGAATATCCATCACGTGCCCGACTTCGCCACGCGCTTGTACGTCATCGAGCGCGGCGAGATCATCTTCGCGGGACGGCCGGAGGATGTCAGCAAGAACCCCGCCGTCTTCCGTGTCATAGGAGGAACGACCTGATGGCGAGCCTTCCCCTCATCCCGTCCACCGTCGTGGGATCCCACGGCAAGCCCGGCTGGTGGTTCGCGGGCGTCAAGGCGTTCGAGGCTGGCCAGTTCGGCCCCTCCGACCTCGAGGAGATGTTCGACGACGCCGCCGACACGGCCATCCGCGACATGGAGCGTGCGGGTCTCGACATCATCACCGACGGCGAGGTCCGGCGTCTGGATGGCTACGTCGACTCCTACTACGCCGTCATCAAGGGTATCGAGCCGCTGCCCGTGCGCCGCCAGACCGGGCCCTGGGGCTATGACCAGCAGACGCGCTACGAGGCCGTCGGGCGCATCGAGGCGCCAGCCGGAGGTCTCGGCATCGTCAAGGAGTTCGAGTATCTCAAAGCGCACACGACCAAAGCGACCAAGGCGACCTGCGCGGGGCCGCTGACGTTTGGCTCGCGCATTCACCCGGGCAAGGTGTACAAGGGCGTCGTCGACGTGGCCGAGCGCTTCGCCGAGGTCATCAACGAGGAGCTCAAGGGCCTGGTCGCGGCCGGCGCCGAGCTCATCCAGATCGATGAGCCGGCGCGCGGCAATGTCTCGGGCGAGGAGATGGCCCGCCTCTACAATCTCGCCACCGAGGGCGTGAAGGCCAAGCTCGGCTTTCACATCTGCTTCGGCAATCGCTTCGGCCGCTCGCGCTTCGACCGCACCTACCGCCCCTACTTCCCCGGCGTCCTCAAAGCTCGCGCCGACCAGCTTGTCCTCGAGTTCGCGGGCCGCGAGCTCTCCGAGCTGGACCTGTGGAAAGAATATGGCGGGGACCGGGAGCTGGGCGCGGGCGTCATCGACGTCAAGGGCTTCTATCCGGAGACGCCCGAGGACGTGGCCAAGCGCATCAAGCGCGTCCTCGTCGTGTGCAAGCCCGAGAAGCTCACCGTCAATCCCGACTGCGGCTTCGGCTGGTCGCCGCGCTACATGTGCAATCAGAAGGTGCGCGCGCTGGCCGCCGGCGCCGGCCTCGCCCGGCAGGAGCTTAGCGGCAAGAAATAGCCGTCATGTCGGTGGCCGAAACCTGGGGGACGGACGCGGCGGAGCGGGCGTTGCCATACCCATGCGACCGCTACGTGGACCTGCCAGAGGCGGCCTACTTCCGCGGCGTCACCGTGCGCGCGAGTCCGTCCACGCTCTTCCGCTGGCTCTGCCAACTCCGCGTCGCGCCCTATTCCTACGACTGGATCGACAACCGGGGCCGGCGGAGCCCGCAGACCCTCACGCCGGGCATGGGAGCCCTCGCCGTCGGGCAGTCCGTGATGCGCATCTTCACCGTCGTGGAGTTCGCCCAGGATCGCCACCTCACGCTGCGGATCAAGCACGGCACCGGCGCCTTCCGCCTCTTCGGCGACCTCGCGGTGACATATCTCATCCTGCCGCAGGAACCGGACAGCTGCCGCCTTCTCGTCAAGCTGGTCGTGCGCTATCCTCGGGGACTCAGGGGCGCGCTCATGCGCGGGGGCCTACCCTGGGGCGACCTTCTGATGATGCGCCGCCAGCTCCTGAACCTCAAAGCCCTCGCGGAGCGTCCCTGATGACCATGGAGATCCACGACTCGTATTCCCGCCGGAAGGTCGAGCTGCCGGCGCCGCCGGGGCCGATCGGCATGTACTTCTGCGGCCCCACGGTGTACCAGCGCATCCACGTCGGCAATGCCCGGCCGTTCGTGCTGTCGATGTGGCTCAAGCGCTGGCTCACCCTCTGCGGCTACGACGTCAAGCTCGCCGAGAACGTCACCGACATCAACGACAGGATCTACGTCGCGGCGCGCGCGCAAGGCCTCGGCAGCGCCGAGCTGGCCCGGCGGGCGATGGCCTGGTACGTCGAGGACACAAGCGCGCTCGGCCTCGGGCGGCCCGACGCCGAGCCCCTCGCCTCCGAGACCGTCGCCGAGATCATCGCCCTCACGAGCGAACTGGTATCTCGCGGGCTCGCGTACCAGGCGGGCGGCGACGTGTACTACCGCGTGGCCCGATTCCCAGAGTACGGGCGCCTCTCGGGCGCCCAGCGCGAGGCCATGATCGCCCAGGAGCCGGGAGACCGGAAGGAAGATCCCCGGGATTTCGCGCTCTGGAAAGCGTGGAAACCCGATGAGGACACCTGGTGGGATTCGCCCTGGGGCCGCGGGCGTCCGGGCTGGCACATCGAGTGCTCCGCCATGGCGGAGAAGCACCTCGGCCCCGGCTTCGACATTCACGGCGGCGGGCTCGACCTGCGCTTCCCCCATCACGAGAACGAGCTGGCCCAGTCGCGCGGCGCCGGGCGGGAGTTCGCCCGCTGGTGGATGCACAACGGCATGATCGAGTTGGGCACCGAGAAGATGTCGAAGTCCATCGGCAATATCGTGCCGCTCCGCGACACCCTCGACCGCTGGGGCCGCGAGACCATCCTCGTCTTCTTCATGGGCGCCCACTACCGGAGCCCGATCGAGTACTCCGAGACCACCCTCCAGGCGGCCCGCGCCCAGGCCGAGGACTTCCGCAACGCCTTCCGCGTGGCGGCCACCCGCCCCAGCGACCTGACGTGGGAGCACCTGGCCGCCGCCCTCGACGATGACTTCGACACGCCCCGAGCGCTCGCCATCCTCCACGGCTGGCGCGCGGCCGGCCGGCTCGACCTTTTGGCCCGTGGCCTCGCCGTCTTCGGCCTCGCGATCGACGGGGGCGGCGCCGTTACCTCGCCCGAGGCCAGCCGGCTCGCCGAGGAGCGGCAAGCGGCGCGGGCCCGCCGCGACTACGCCGAGGCCGATCGCCTGCGCGGGGAGATCGAGCGGTTAGGATGGGAGGTGCAGGACGTCCCGAGCGGCTTCCGTCTCATCCCGAAGACCGGGTGAGCTCCCGGCCAGAGGTGACGAATGGGCTACTCGCCCCGGACTTGCCCCGAACTATTGAGCTGCACGCTCTTCGGCTTGCCGCACACGCCGCGAGAGGGTGACCAACAAGATCTGGGTCAGTTCGGGCACTTCCCGGCGGAGGACCGAGAAGTCCCCACGGTTGACCACGAGGAGGCGGACCGGCGTGTCGGTGACGACGGTGGCCGAGCGGGGGCCTCCATCCAGCAGGCTCATCTCGCCGAAGAACGATCCGGGCCGCAGTGGTACCGGCCGGCCCCCCGCCACGTCGACGCTCACCGTTCCATCGAGGATGACGAAGAACTCGTCGCCGGGATCGCCGATACGGGTAAGCACGCTGCCGGCCGGGGCGTCGAGAACTCGCGCAATCCTGGCGACCCTCTGGAGTTGCCTCTGGCTGCATCCCTCAAAGATCGGGACTTCCTTGAGCTCAATCTGGCCCCCCGGCTGGACTACGGATCCGGACAAGACGGGTTCTAATCGATTCTTGGGATCATAGGAGATCGAGCCGTCCATCATCCGGCTGACAAGTTCCATGGGAGCCCTCCTGTCCGGGTCGTCCATGTCTCCGGCGCCCGGGTACCCAGGCAAAACTGCCCCGAGTGCTGCTCGAACGGGCCTCGCTAGGTTGTCCCCGAAGTGGATCGATATATATAAGGCCGACGTGCTAAGCATCAGGAATGCCACGTGGCAACACTACAAAAAACGTAGAGTTCCGGAGCGGCATCCGGGGAGCGTAGGGCATCGTGTCTGAGTGCAGGGAAAGACAACTCGGGCACAGCGCACAAGGCACGGGCCTTCCCGGGCCCTAGTTTGATCTGTCCCTCGCGCTCTGGCAGGATCTTGCCGACATGACACCCCCCATCCTCTGGTGGACGATCGCTTTGTCCGCAACCTCCAGGAGGTCGCCATGATGGACCCGGCGTTCACGCTCGAGAAGAAGACCGCCATCGTCGTTGGCGCGGCCAACGGGATCGGGCGCGCCACCGCGCTCGCCTTCGCGGCGGCGGGCGCCCGCGTGGCCTGCGCCGACATCGAGGAGCCGGGCGCCAAAGCCACCGCGGCCGAGATCGAGAAGGGCGGCGGGCACGCGCTGCCCGTGCCTCTCGACGTCACGGACGGCGCGAGCTGCCGCGCCGCCGTCGCCGCCACCCTCGAGCGCTTCGGCGGTCTCGACGTCCTGCTCTACGGCGCGGCCGACAGCGACCGGACGGCCACGGTGCTAGAGATGGACGAGCCGGCCTGGGATCGCGTGATCCGGATCAATCTCACGGGCGCGTTCCTGATGGTCAAGGCGGCAATCCCCGCCATGATCACGCGCGGCGGCGGCAGCGTGATCCTCATCGCGTCGCAGCTGGGCCGCGTCGCTTCCCCCGGGCGCCCGGCGTACTGCGCGAGCAAAGGCGCCCTCATCCAGCTCGCCAAGGTGCTCGCCGCCGACCACGCGGGGCAAGGCATCCGGGCCAACACGATCTCGCCGGGCGCCATCGAGACCCGACGCATGCTCCGGCGCTGGAAGGACATGGACGAGGCGCGCAAGATGATGGGGCCGAAGCACCTGCTGGGTCGGCTTGGTCTGCCCGAGGAGATCGCCCGTGCCGCCCTCTACCTCGCGAGCGATGCCTCGGCCTTCATGAC
The sequence above is a segment of the Candidatus Methylomirabilota bacterium genome. Coding sequences within it:
- a CDS encoding branched-chain amino acid ABC transporter permease; translated protein: MTANLVNVLMGGVFHAAILFLVAAGLQVVFGVQKIFNLACGSFYALGAYTGVSAVAYFTGHGGPPALFIVPLALGGLAVGLVGIVVERGLLRFVYDRDETFQLLLTFALVLMLEDLIRMTWGTAPVSTGGLYLSYGQARVLGATVPVYNLIVITASLAIAVGIGWLLTRTVFGRIIRASADNREMAEALGVDMRWVYMRVFTLGTMLGTLGGALVIPATAAMSEMGIELIVEAFAVVVIGGLGSMRGAFLGALVVGVLRSVAISVYPELEMLLIYLIVIAVLLWRPRGLFGAVAA
- a CDS encoding ABC transporter ATP-binding protein, which translates into the protein MLAVQEIDVFIQTSHILRRVSLEVRAREVVCLVGRNGAGKTTTLRTIMGYHRPRGGGVRFNDVPIHERRTHEIARLGLGFAPEESGIFPDLTVAENIEISTWTRPTGRPAVERLAAVYEIFPALRKYMARKGPEISGGERKMLSIARALALDPDMLLLDEPFEGLSPAIIPTVATGIAEITQRGHAILIAESNIHHVPDFATRLYVIERGEIIFAGRPEDVSKNPAVFRVIGGTT
- a CDS encoding branched-chain amino acid ABC transporter permease, whose protein sequence is MRTAIVLSLVGLAMLGLPVVAPAYYVTLMLPFMAYGVVLLGLNLLFGYTGLVSFGHALFIGVGAYTGAVLTTHLHVRHMELILPAAALAAAVVAAPVGALCVRYVKIYFGMLTLAFGMVFYTFLLKFYRLTGGDEGMRMLRPYLLGSGWEGFSKTAYLIGPYYYFSLAVLVLATLLMWRIVRSPFGLCLKTIRDNPLKAESLGVSVPRYRWYAFMISAVYAAVGGALLATPTGNVDPTLAYWTHSGNVVFMVLLGGFSSFFGPLLGAFVFIFLQDTVMSAFPYWRLVFGALLAFIVIFAPTGLMGLFARRRSIEASRA
- a CDS encoding ATP-binding cassette domain-containing protein; translated protein: MILEAHDIRKLYGAYVALDGVSLSIREGEFVSIIGPNGAGKSTLINVLTGVLAPSGGTVRFKGKDIGGIGTVALTRLGMARSFQLVQIFPELSVLETLQAAVISRLGRGARLLASLGSDRQVQADALEVAALFGLGDKAHALARELPQGDKKLLDVASAFALRPEIILLDEPTSGVSTADKHAVMEILVGAAKRIGLRAIIQVEHDMDIVFGYSDRIIALHQGKVLADATPATIQADQRVVDMVVGRRRAPHPDPLPRGEREPDRNPSPPRGEGEPGPDPFPPRGEGEPGTDPSPPSGERAG
- a CDS encoding cyclic nucleotide-binding domain-containing protein, with the protein product MDDPDRRAPMELVSRMMDGSISYDPKNRLEPVLSGSVVQPGGQIELKEVPIFEGCSQRQLQRVARIARVLDAPAGSVLTRIGDPGDEFFVILDGTVSVDVAGGRPVPLRPGSFFGEMSLLDGGPRSATVVTDTPVRLLVVNRGDFSVLRREVPELTQILLVTLSRRVRQAEERAAQ
- a CDS encoding methionine synthase; the encoded protein is MASLPLIPSTVVGSHGKPGWWFAGVKAFEAGQFGPSDLEEMFDDAADTAIRDMERAGLDIITDGEVRRLDGYVDSYYAVIKGIEPLPVRRQTGPWGYDQQTRYEAVGRIEAPAGGLGIVKEFEYLKAHTTKATKATCAGPLTFGSRIHPGKVYKGVVDVAERFAEVINEELKGLVAAGAELIQIDEPARGNVSGEEMARLYNLATEGVKAKLGFHICFGNRFGRSRFDRTYRPYFPGVLKARADQLVLEFAGRELSELDLWKEYGGDRELGAGVIDVKGFYPETPEDVAKRIKRVLVVCKPEKLTVNPDCGFGWSPRYMCNQKVRALAAGAGLARQELSGKK
- a CDS encoding ABC transporter substrate-binding protein — protein: MTSSRREFLKGATVTAAVGAVGFPALARAQARPGVPSDPVKIGIIAIRAGIAAPVGTAGLRGTEWWTERVNKSGGILGRQVQLIVEEESTPKDTVERYRKLILQDKVEVVIGGISTGVTLALGPVAEEMEVPWLSWDGTTQKGVEETMPNPKWAFKSVDNEVEAIVAGTLTPKYFKGVQTIAGINNDYSYGHDCWETYQAVLKKLGMNVKPVLELFPKLGVTDFTSHIAAIQQAKPDLLMTSFWSGDATILMKQAAAVGLFKTMKGVFTTAGGVHDSLKKEFTPEGLLLGYNTMYFDDPKGSALLKQFVREYKAKYNEYPPYECDHAYFNIESYKVAVEKAYAATKKWPTKAEVVKALEGIEAQSLSGTRSWRPDHVQMCNFYQGITTHKNSYDFVTINPIEVVSTKTAMKPPGSKLLEWISGWKV
- a CDS encoding ABC transporter substrate-binding protein, whose amino-acid sequence is MDRRTFVSAISMGLLAAPLAARAQKAPTARVGWLAPEFKSFALDPFRQALKELGWVEGGSLAIEQRYARGSAERYPELAADLVRLKPDVLVTDGSPATRAAQQATATIPIVFVVGDPVAQGFVASLSRPGRNLTGMSIITGDLNPKRIQLLREAVPVMARLAVLQDQSAIGPAVGASWQAIEAASQQLGIQLTAASSARRADELDGAFALAVKERAGGVLVLPSALFSSQTRRIVSLAAKTRLPAIYEHRDFVEAGGLMSYGPSHRDVFRGIAVYVDKILKGAKAADLPVEQPTKLELAINLKTAKTLGLTIPQSLAGRADHVIE
- a CDS encoding SDR family oxidoreductase, whose translation is MMDPAFTLEKKTAIVVGAANGIGRATALAFAAAGARVACADIEEPGAKATAAEIEKGGGHALPVPLDVTDGASCRAAVAATLERFGGLDVLLYGAADSDRTATVLEMDEPAWDRVIRINLTGAFLMVKAAIPAMITRGGGSVILIASQLGRVASPGRPAYCASKGALIQLAKVLAADHAGQGIRANTISPGAIETRRMLRRWKDMDEARKMMGPKHLLGRLGLPEEIARAALYLASDASAFMTGSDLLIDGGYTAI
- the cysS gene encoding cysteine--tRNA ligase, encoding MTMEIHDSYSRRKVELPAPPGPIGMYFCGPTVYQRIHVGNARPFVLSMWLKRWLTLCGYDVKLAENVTDINDRIYVAARAQGLGSAELARRAMAWYVEDTSALGLGRPDAEPLASETVAEIIALTSELVSRGLAYQAGGDVYYRVARFPEYGRLSGAQREAMIAQEPGDRKEDPRDFALWKAWKPDEDTWWDSPWGRGRPGWHIECSAMAEKHLGPGFDIHGGGLDLRFPHHENELAQSRGAGREFARWWMHNGMIELGTEKMSKSIGNIVPLRDTLDRWGRETILVFFMGAHYRSPIEYSETTLQAARAQAEDFRNAFRVAATRPSDLTWEHLAAALDDDFDTPRALAILHGWRAAGRLDLLARGLAVFGLAIDGGGAVTSPEASRLAEERQAARARRDYAEADRLRGEIERLGWEVQDVPSGFRLIPKTG
- a CDS encoding AbrB/MazE/SpoVT family DNA-binding domain-containing protein — its product is MRVQIQKWGNSLALRIPKPFAEEAAVREGTVVDLSLTEGKLIAVPAAKGRVTLRRLLRKVTKDNLHKEVDFGSAAGREAW